Proteins from a single region of Pseudomonas sp. BSw22131:
- the gatC gene encoding Asp-tRNA(Asn)/Glu-tRNA(Gln) amidotransferase subunit GatC has protein sequence MALDRSDVEKIAHLARLGLNDADIPRTTEALNSILGLVDQMQAVDTTGIEPLAHPLEASQRLREDAVTESNHRDTYQAIAPAVQDGLYLVPKVID, from the coding sequence CGCTTGATCGCTCCGACGTGGAAAAAATCGCTCATCTTGCTCGACTGGGCCTGAATGACGCCGATATACCGCGTACTACCGAGGCACTTAACAGCATTCTAGGGCTGGTCGACCAGATGCAAGCGGTCGACACCACCGGTATCGAACCCCTTGCGCACCCGCTTGAAGCCTCCCAGCGCCTGCGTGAAGACGCAGTCACCGAGAGCAACCACCGTGACACGTATCAAGCCATCGCACCAGCGGTCCAAGACGGCCTTTATCTGGTTCCGAAAGTCATCGACTAA
- the gatA gene encoding Asp-tRNA(Asn)/Glu-tRNA(Gln) amidotransferase subunit GatA, translating into MHQMTVAELARGLADKTFSAEELTRTLLTRIAQLDPQINSFISLTEDLAITQAQAADARRAAGENSPLLGIPLAHKDLFCTKGIRTSCGSKMLDNFKAPYDATVVAKLAAAGTVTLGKTNMDEFAMGSANESSHYGAVKNPWNLEHVPGGSSGGSAAAVAARLLPGATGTDTGGSIRQPAALTNLTGLKPTYGRVSRWGMIAYASSLDQAGPMARTAEDCALLLQGMAGFDANDSTSIDEPVPDYAASLNGSLQGLRIGVPKEYFSAGLDPRIADLVMASVEELKKLGAVVKDVSLPNLQHAIPAYYVIAPAEASSNLSRFDGVRFGYRCEDPKDLTDLYKRSRAEGFGPEVQRRIMVGAYALSAGYYDAYYLQAQKIRRLIKNDFMSAFAEVDVILGPTTPNPAWKIGAKNNDPISAYLEDFYTITANLAGLPGLSMPAGFADGLPVGVQLLAPYFQEGRLLNVAHQYQQVTDWHTRSPAGF; encoded by the coding sequence ATGCATCAAATGACAGTGGCCGAACTCGCTCGCGGGCTGGCCGATAAAACGTTTTCTGCCGAAGAATTGACCCGCACCCTGCTGACGCGTATTGCCCAGCTGGACCCGCAGATCAACAGCTTCATTTCCCTCACCGAAGACTTGGCCATCACTCAGGCTCAGGCTGCCGACGCCCGTCGTGCCGCAGGAGAGAATAGCCCCTTGCTCGGCATTCCGCTGGCGCACAAAGACTTGTTCTGCACCAAAGGCATTCGCACCAGTTGCGGATCGAAGATGCTCGACAATTTCAAGGCGCCCTACGACGCCACCGTGGTCGCAAAACTGGCCGCAGCCGGAACGGTGACGCTGGGCAAAACCAACATGGACGAATTCGCCATGGGCTCGGCCAACGAGTCCAGCCATTACGGCGCAGTGAAAAACCCGTGGAACCTCGAACACGTTCCGGGCGGCTCGTCGGGCGGCTCGGCGGCAGCCGTGGCAGCACGCCTGCTGCCGGGCGCAACCGGCACTGACACCGGCGGCTCCATCCGCCAGCCAGCAGCGCTGACCAACCTGACCGGCCTGAAGCCGACTTACGGTCGGGTTTCACGCTGGGGCATGATCGCCTACGCGTCCAGTCTCGATCAGGCAGGCCCAATGGCCCGCACCGCCGAAGACTGCGCCCTGTTGCTGCAAGGCATGGCCGGCTTCGACGCCAACGATTCCACCAGCATCGACGAACCCGTACCCGATTACGCCGCGAGCCTCAATGGCTCGCTGCAAGGTCTGCGCATCGGCGTGCCGAAGGAGTACTTCAGCGCAGGTCTCGATCCGCGCATCGCTGACCTGGTCATGGCCAGCGTCGAAGAGCTGAAGAAGCTCGGCGCCGTGGTCAAGGACGTCAGCCTGCCCAACCTTCAGCACGCGATCCCGGCGTATTACGTGATCGCCCCGGCTGAGGCGTCTTCCAACCTGTCGCGTTTTGACGGCGTGCGTTTTGGCTATCGCTGCGAAGACCCCAAAGACCTGACCGATCTGTACAAGCGTTCCCGCGCCGAGGGCTTTGGCCCTGAAGTGCAACGCCGGATCATGGTCGGCGCCTATGCCCTGTCGGCAGGTTATTACGATGCGTACTACCTGCAAGCGCAGAAAATCCGTCGCCTGATCAAGAACGACTTCATGAGCGCCTTCGCTGAAGTCGATGTGATCCTCGGTCCGACCACGCCTAACCCCGCCTGGAAAATCGGCGCCAAGAACAACGACCCGATTTCTGCGTATCTGGAAGACTTCTACACCATCACCGCCAACCTCGCGGGCTTGCCGGGCTTGTCCATGCCCGCCGGTTTCGCCGACGGTCTGCCGGTGGGTGTGCAGTTGCTGGCACCGTATTTCCAGGAAGGCCGCCTGTTGAATGTTGCCCACCAATACCAACAGGTCACTGATTGGCACACTCGCTCGCCGGCCGGTTTCTAA
- the gatB gene encoding Asp-tRNA(Asn)/Glu-tRNA(Gln) amidotransferase subunit GatB: MQWEVVIGLEIHTQLTTQSKIFSGSSTTFGSEPNTQASLVDLGMPGSLPVLNKEAVQMAVKFGLAIDAEIGQHNVFARKNYFYPDLPKGYQISQMELPIVGKGHLDITLEDGTVKRIGVTRAHLEEDAGKSLHEDFSGMTGIDLNRAGTPLLEIVSEPDMRSAKEAVAYVKAMHALVRYLGICDGNMAEGSLRCDCNVSIRPKGQVEYGTRCEIKNVNSFRFIEKAINSEIQRQIELIEDGGRVIQQTRLYDPAKDETRAMRSKEEANDYRYFPDPDLLPVIIEDSFLHQVRATLPELPPQKRERFQSQFGLSAYDASVLASSREQADFFEKVVAIGGDAKLAANWVMVELGSLLNKQGVEIDDSPVSSEQLGGMLLRITDNTISGKIAKMVFEAMANGEGSADEVIEKRGLKQVTDSGAIESMLDEVLAANAEQVEQYRAADEAKRGKMFGFFVGQAMKASKGKANPQQVNEVLKSKLEG; the protein is encoded by the coding sequence ATGCAATGGGAAGTCGTGATCGGGCTGGAGATTCATACCCAGCTCACCACCCAATCGAAGATTTTCTCCGGTAGCTCCACCACATTCGGTTCAGAGCCCAACACTCAGGCCAGTCTGGTTGACCTGGGCATGCCGGGTTCGCTGCCGGTGCTGAACAAAGAAGCGGTACAGATGGCGGTCAAGTTCGGCCTTGCCATTGATGCCGAGATCGGTCAGCACAACGTGTTCGCTCGCAAGAACTACTTCTACCCCGACCTGCCGAAGGGCTACCAGATCAGCCAGATGGAGCTGCCTATTGTCGGCAAGGGCCACCTGGACATCACACTGGAAGACGGCACGGTCAAACGTATCGGCGTGACCCGTGCGCACCTTGAAGAAGACGCGGGAAAAAGCCTGCACGAAGACTTCAGCGGCATGACCGGTATTGACCTGAACCGCGCTGGCACACCGTTGCTGGAAATCGTGTCCGAGCCGGACATGCGTTCGGCCAAGGAAGCGGTGGCGTACGTCAAAGCCATGCACGCGCTGGTGCGCTACCTGGGCATCTGCGACGGCAACATGGCCGAAGGTTCGCTGCGTTGCGACTGCAACGTCTCGATCCGCCCCAAAGGTCAGGTTGAGTACGGCACCCGCTGCGAGATCAAGAACGTCAACTCGTTCCGCTTCATCGAGAAGGCGATCAACAGCGAAATCCAGCGTCAGATCGAGCTGATCGAAGACGGCGGCCGAGTCATTCAGCAGACCCGCCTGTACGATCCGGCCAAAGACGAAACCCGCGCCATGCGCAGCAAAGAGGAAGCCAACGATTACCGTTACTTCCCTGATCCTGACCTGTTGCCAGTGATCATAGAGGACTCGTTCCTCCATCAGGTACGCGCCACATTGCCGGAGTTGCCTCCGCAAAAACGCGAGCGTTTCCAGTCGCAATTCGGACTGTCCGCCTACGATGCCAGCGTGCTGGCGTCGAGCCGCGAGCAAGCGGACTTCTTCGAGAAGGTGGTCGCCATCGGCGGCGACGCCAAGCTGGCGGCCAACTGGGTCATGGTTGAACTGGGTTCGTTGCTGAACAAGCAAGGCGTCGAGATCGATGATTCTCCGGTCAGTTCCGAGCAACTGGGCGGCATGTTGCTGCGCATCACCGACAACACCATTTCCGGCAAGATTGCGAAGATGGTGTTCGAGGCCATGGCCAATGGCGAAGGCAGCGCTGATGAAGTGATCGAGAAGCGCGGCCTCAAGCAAGTCACCGACAGCGGCGCCATCGAGTCGATGCTCGACGAAGTGCTGGCGGCCAACGCAGAACAGGTCGAGCAGTATCGTGCGGCAGACGAAGCCAAACGCGGCAAG